A stretch of Carassius auratus strain Wakin unplaced genomic scaffold, ASM336829v1 scaf_tig00214039, whole genome shotgun sequence DNA encodes these proteins:
- the LOC113090852 gene encoding uncharacterized protein LOC113090852, which translates to MVSSFSVVEFVDEVDSDGCKKMDIIPFEWFKGTERKVCWWPPVSLSNVTKAVKEHTPPASNWIACNVRVMGNAASYAEARVKLHQAEYSSDLTDTENISRKKRPSAKILQSQLSTQLQSSENSDSSEELPPTPPNQLLWPAVREVSNYFQNPTAQRGTSPTATITSPTARGVASSPATVTSPTARGVSRPAARGVASSPATVTSSTARGVASSPATVTSPTARGVSSPTAQGVASSPATVTSPTARGVASPTCEAMFTKILTVLEEVKETQRVHGKMLNALLKKQDGSMVEVPEGVVLPLKTQADLEALDQKLGDRSVMSAVVAMVADVGGTSIDDATRRMMKYVFSNELALEYNLFGRHGKKKFKDLRIFNVVYEALKNNPLTSKVNQQEAERALSKWFTGARDRGGQRASRMHQKMAAV; encoded by the exons AT GGTGTCCTCGTTCAGTGTTGTGGAGTTTGTGGATGAGGTTGACTCCGATGGCTGCAAGAAAATGGACATAATTCCATTCGAGTGGTTCAAGGGCACAGAGAGAAAAGTATGCTGGTGGCCACCAGTCTCACTATCCAATGTAACGAAGGCTGTAAAAGAGCACACACCACCAGCCAGCAACTGGATAGCGTGTAACGTTCGTGTAATGGGAAACGCAG CATCTTACGCCGAAGCTAGGGTTAAACTCCACCAAGCTGAGTATTCATCAGACttgacagacacagaaaatatctcaagaaaaaaaag GCCAAGTGCAAAAATCCTCCAGAGTCAACTGAGCACCCAACTGCAATCAAGTGAGAATTCAGATTCTTCAGAGGAGCTTCCACCCACTCCACCAAACCAACTCCTTTGGCCAGCAGTGAGAGAAGTGAGCAATTACTTCCAAAACCCCACTGCCCAACGAGGCACCAGCCCCACAGCTACAATTACCAGCCCCACAGCCCGAGGAGTTGCCAGCTCCCCAGCTACAGTTACCAGCCCGACGGCCAGAGGAGTGTCCAGGCCCGCAGCCCGAGGAGTTGCCAGCTCCCCAGCTACGGTTACCAGCTCGACGGCCCGAGGAGTTGCCAGCTCCCCAGCTACAGTTACCAGCCCGACGGCCCGAGGAGTGtccagccccacagcccaaggAGTTGCCAGCTCCCCAGCTACAGTTACCAGCCCGACGGCCCGAGGAGTTGCCAGCCCAACTTGTGAAGCCATGTTCACTAAAATTCTAACAGTTTTAGAAGAAGTGAAGGAGACACAACGTGTTCATGGAAAGATGTTGAATGCCCTGCTGAAAAAGCAAGACGGATCAATGGTAGAGGTTCCTGAAGGAGTTGTCTTACCTCTGAAAACCCAGGCTGACCTTGAGGCTCTTGATCAGAAGCTGGGGGATCGTAGTGTCATGTCTGCTGTT GTTGCCATGGTGGCAGATGTGGGCGGCACAAGTATAGATGACGCAACGAGAAGAATGATGAAATACGTCTTTTCAAATGAGCTGGCATTGGAGTACAATTTGTTTGGCCGTcatgggaaaaaaaagtttaaagatttGCGTATTTTCAACGTTGTGTATG AGGCTCTTAAGAACAACCCCCTGACATCAAAGGTCAACCAGCAAGAAGCTGAGAGGGCACTGTCAAAATGGTTTACTGGAGCAAGAGACAGAGGAGGACAAAGGGCATCAAGAATGCACCAAAAGATGGCTGCAGTTTAA